Part of the Bacillota bacterium genome, TGCTTGCGCACCTTAGCAAGGAAAACAACGTCCCGGAGCTGGCTCTTCTTACGGTGATAGCTATCCTTAAGCTTAACGGTATCTCCGTAGGAAAAGATCTGCGAGTAGGCCTCACCTATCGCAATAGGATGACCCGGCCCATCAAGATCGAGAAGGGGTATTGCAAGGTTTGTTGAGCATAAGGGTAATTGCCGTTGGGAAGCTGAAGGAGAGGTACCTGTCGGAGGGGGTCGAGGAATACCTCAAACGTCTCAGGCCTTATGCCAGGGTCGAGATCGTCGAGGTTGCGGAGGAGCCGCTGGGGAAGTCCGCAAGCCCGGCCGACGAGACTCTTGCGAGGCAGAGGGAGGCCGGGAGGATATTCGATCATATCAGGCCGCATTCTTACTGCATCGCCCTGGATCGCGAGGGGGTGGCGCTCTCCTCAGAGGAGCTTTCGGCAGCACTCGAGAAAGCGATGCTATCCGGGATGAGCGATATAGCCTTCGTGATCGGCGGCTCAACCGGGCTCGCCACCGAGGTCATAAACAAGGCGGATATGAGGCTTTCGTTCTCGAGGATGACCTTTCCGCACGGGCTCATGCGGGTCATCCTTCTAGAGCAAATCTATAGGGCATTCAAGATATTGAGAGGCGAAACCTATCATAAGTAACGTTGTGTCGCCATGTAGCGGTATCACCGCACGCGGCATAGGGATGGAGTGGAGGCTAGGTAATTATCACGTAGAGGGAATCTACATCATCATCATTGGCCTTTTGGAGACCCTTCCTTAACTCCCCGAGGTTCTCGTCAGATATCTCCGCGTCATACCTGCCGAGAATTCGACCGCATACTACGCGTGTAGCCTGAGATTCCCTATGTTCCCTCACAAACTCCAGTATCTTCTCGATTTTATCGTTGCGTCCCATCTTGTCAGGACTCCTTTTCCTTTTTTGCCTTTTTCTGTTTCTGCTTATGTTTATGTTCAGGTCCTCGCTCGGGGTCGTCAATCCATTGCAAGCACCGTAATCTGTCGAGAGCTTCCTTTGTCACCGCACCCCTTGAATCCGCGGGCTTTATCTTGACCTGCCCCCCCGGCCTCATTCTCCAACACGTTGCCTTCATGGTCCTTACCCATGGCACTGGCAGCCATTTAGCCTGGTACAGCCCCCTTTTCTTTCCTTACTACCC contains:
- the rlmH gene encoding 23S rRNA (pseudouridine(1915)-N(3))-methyltransferase RlmH; this translates as MSIRVIAVGKLKERYLSEGVEEYLKRLRPYARVEIVEVAEEPLGKSASPADETLARQREAGRIFDHIRPHSYCIALDREGVALSSEELSAALEKAMLSGMSDIAFVIGGSTGLATEVINKADMRLSFSRMTFPHGLMRVILLEQIYRAFKILRGETYHK